The following proteins are encoded in a genomic region of Nicotiana tabacum cultivar K326 unplaced genomic scaffold, ASM71507v2 Un00579, whole genome shotgun sequence:
- the LOC142179310 gene encoding uncharacterized protein LOC142179310, producing MVTDRAHYVLEDHAIDGLDLELESVSEVSGSENLSRTSSNNSTDSTFEPVEGSRDPLSGSVPSRDVVANQQNIQRSYAPSMNVNENRLGYMYFQHSEIASPCWRIPLVEKIYEFSEKHSGLQTLKIIDLSPASWMAVAWYPIYHVPMKGITQNISTYFLTYHTLSASFQDDFDDDICKDLPIEKKEKVGIPLPPFGLIPYKMQDDIWLNKAQDYEKFNDLYSAADSWLKQLNFNHQDFKFFTSNSYNMDHVFLY from the exons ATGGTTACCGACCGTGCACATTACGTGCTTG AAGACCATGCTATTGATGGACTTGATCTTGAGCTGGAGTCAGTGAGTGAAGTAAGTGGTAGTGAAAACCTCTCGAGGACTTCCAGCAATAACTCAACAGACTCCACTTTTGAGCCTGTAGAGGGCTCAAGAGATCCTCTTTCGGGATCAGTCCCGTCCCGAGATGTAGTAGCCAATCAGCAAAACATTCAAAGAAGCTATGCACCTTCAATGAATGTTAATGAAAATCGCCTTGGCTATATGTATTTTCAACATTCTGAGATTGCCTCTCCCTGTTGGAGAATTCCCTTGGTGGAAAAG ATATATGAATTTAGTGAGAAGCATTCAGGACTTCAGACACTGAAGATCATTGACTTGTCTCCTGCAAGTTGGATGGCTGTTGCTTg GTACCCAATCTACCATGTACCAATGAAGGGAATTACCCAAAATATATCAACATACTTCCTTACTTATCATACATTATCAGCATCATTTCAAG atgACTTTGATGATGACATATGTAAAGATCTTCctattgaaaagaaagaaaaagttggAATTCCTCTTCCACCTTTTGGGCTTATACCATACAAGATGCAAGATGACATTTGGTTAAATAAAGCACAAGACTATGAAAAATTTAATGATCTTTATAGTGCTGCTGATTCTTGGCTAAAGCAGCTTAACTTTAACCACCAAGATTTCAAATTCTTCACCTCAAATTCCTATAATATGGACCATGTCTTCTTATATTGA